The following is a genomic window from Stenotrophomonas maltophilia.
GTACAAGGTGCGCCTGAAGGCCAAGGCTCTGCGCGAGCGCAGCGTGGTGGCCTACCAGGTGATCAAGTGGGGCCTGGTGGCGGCGGTGATTGCCGGCATCTGGGCGCTGTGAAGCGCTGGGTTTGATGGGGTTGCCGGCCAGCGGCCGGCACTACCGGAACATGAAAAACCCGCGCTGTTGCCAGCGCGGGTTTTTGTTTGGATCAACCCTTCAGTGCCGCCTGCACGAACGGCGGGGTCACCAGCACGCCGGTGTGCAGCGCGGCGGTGTAGTACAGGGTGTTGAAGGTCTTGGCGGCCGAGTCGGCCTGGCGGAAGTCGAAACTGCTGTCGCCCTTGCGCGCCATGGTCACGCTCCACCAGCCGGTGGGGTAGCACGGCTGCGGGAACGGCAGGGTCTTGAACGAGCCGAAGCCAGCCTTGCCCATCTCGGTGCGCATTTCGTTGATCAGCTCCAGCTGCATCAGCGGCGATTCGGACTGCTGCACCAGGATGCCGTCGTCCTTCAGGGCCTTGAAGCAGCTCTCGTAGAAGGCCTTGTTGAACAGGCCTTCACCCGGGCCGACCGGGTCGGTCGAGTCCACGATCACCACGTCCACGCTGCCGGCCGGGCAGTTGGCCATGTAGGCCACGCCGTCGTCGAACAGCAGCTCGGCGCGCGCGTCGTCGTTGGAGTCGCACAGTTCCGGGAAGTGCTTGCGCGCCATCACGGTGACCTGCTCGTCGATATCGCACTGGGTCACGCTCTCCACGCCGGTGTGCTTGAGCACTTCGCGCAGGGTGCCGCAGTCGCCGCCACCGATGATCACCACGCGCTTGGGCGCGGCGTGGGTGAACAGCACCGGGTGGCTGATCATCTCGTGGTAGAAGAAGTTGTCCTTGCTGGTCAGCATGATGGCCCCGTCGATGGTCATCAGGTTGCCCCAGTCGGTGGTCTGGAAGATCTCGATCTTCTGGAACGGCGACTGCACCTCGTCCAGCTTGCCGGTGATGCGGTAGCCGATGGCCGAGCCGGTGCGCTCGAAGTGTTCGATGTACCAGTTGTTGCTGTCAGTCATGGAAGTACGGTCCTGTTCGGAGGGGTAAAGCCGGGCTGGCGGGCGGGGCCGCGTGGCACAGATGCCACATCCGGACGGATCGGCCCGTTCAGGTTCAGACCTGCCACGGGCGCGGGCGCGCATGATAACGAACCTGTGGGCATATAGGCGTTATCATGCCCCCCCTTTTATTTGCCACAAGGCCGACTGCAATGACCGATTGGTCCCTCGACCAAGCCCGCAAGACCTACTCGATCCCGCATTGGGCGGATGGTTATTTCGATGTGGATCAGGCTGGGCACATGGTGGTGAGACCGACCGGGGCCGATGGCCCGGTGGTGTCGCTGCCCAAGGTGGTGGACGCCGCGCGCGCGGCCGGTGCCAAGCTGCCGCTGCTGGTGCGCTTCCCGGACATCCTCGGCCAGCGCCTGGGCAAGCTGCAGGCGGCCTTCGCCCAGGCCCAGCAGGACTGGGACTACACCGGCGGCTACACCGCCGTGTACCCGATCAAGGTGAACCAGCACCGTGGCGTGGCCGGCACCCTGGCCAGCCATCACGGCGAAGGCTTCGGCTTGGAAGCGGGCAGCAAGCCCGAGCTGATGGCGGTGCTGGCGCTGTCGCGCCCGGGTGGCCTGATCGTCTGCAACGGTTACAAGGACCGCGAGTACATCCGCCTGGCCCTGATCGGCCGCAAGCTGGGCCTGCAGACCTTCATCGTGATCGAGAAGCCGTCCGAGCTGAAGCTGGTGCTGGAAGAATCCAAGGCACTGGACGTGAAGCCGGGCCTGGGCGTGCGCATGCGCCTGGCCTCGCTGGGCGCCGGCAAGTGGCAGAACAGCGGCGGCGACAAGGCCAAGTTCGGCCTGTCCCCGCGCCAGCTGCTGGACCTGTGGAAGTCGCTGCGCGATACCGAGTACGCCGACTGCCTGAGCCTGCTGCACTTCCACATGGGCTCGCAGATTTCCAACGTGCGCGACATCGCCAACGGCATGCGCGAAGCCACCCGCTATTTCGTCGAGCTGTCACAGCTGGGCGCGAAGATCACCCACGTGGACGTGGGTGGTGGCCTGGGCGTGGACTACGAAGGCACCCGTTCGCGCAGCTTCTGCTCGATCAACTACGGCCTGCACTCCTATGCCAGCAACATCGTGCAGCCGCTGGCCAACGCCTGCGAAGAACACGGCCTGACCCCGCCGCGCATCGTGACCGAGTGCGGCCGCGCGATGACCGCGCACCACGCGGTGCTGATCGCCAATGTCTCTGAAGTGGAGCAGGCGCAGGAAGGCCGCGTGCCGGACCAGCACGATGACGAGCCGGCCGCGATCCGCCACCTGCGCGAGATCCATGAGGAACTGGACGTGCGCCCGGCGGTGGAACTGTTCCAGGAAGCGCAGCACTTCCACGCTGAAGGCCTGGCCAGCTACGCGCTGGGCCAGATCGATCTGCCGCAACGTGCGCGCATTGACGATCTGTTCTACGCCATCGCCCACGGCGTGCGTGCGCGCCTGAGCTACGACGAAAAGAGCCATCGCCCGGCACTGGATGAATTGAACGAGCGCCTGGTCGACAAGTACTTCGTCAACTTCAGCGTGTTCGAGTCGATTCCCGATGCGTGGGCGATCGACCAGGTGTTCCCGATCGTTCCGATCGAGCGCCTGAACGAAACGCCGGACCGTCGCGGCATCATCGCCGACATGACCTGCGATTCGGACGGCATGGTGAAGACCTACGTCGAGAACGAAAGCCTGGACACCTCGCTGCCGCTGCATGCGATCAAGCACGGCGAAAGCTACCGCATCGGTTTCTTCATGGTGGGTGCCTACCAGGAAATCCTGGGCGACATCCACAACCTGTTCGGTGACACCGACGCGGTGGAAGTGCTGGCCGATGCCGATGGCTACGCGATCACCCAGCAGCGCCGTGGCGACACCACCGACGTGATGCTGGACTACGTGGGCTACAAGCTGGACGACCTGCGTGCGGCCTATGCCCAGCGCGTGGCGGCGGCCGACCTTTCGCCGGAACGGGCGCAGGAACTGTCGCAGGCGCTGGAAGCGGGCCTGACCGGCTACACCTACCTGTCCGACGAACCGCTGGTGTGATGTTCATGGGAACGCCGGGCATGGCCCGGCGCCACCTGCCCTGATGAGCGCGCGCGCGATCTTCCACCTGTTCCTGCATGCCGCCGTGCCAGCCCTGCTGGCATGGCTGTTCTGGCGCAAGCGTTTCGCCTCGGCGTGGTTTTTGATGCTGCTGGGCTGGATCATCGACCTGGACCATCTGCTGGCCGACCCGATCTACGCGCCGAACCGCTGCAGCATCGGTTTCCACCCGCTGCATACTGCGCCGGCCATCGCGGTCTACGCCGGCCTGTGCGTGCCGAAGAAGACCCGGCTGGTGGGCATCGGTCTGATCATTCACATCGTGCTGGACGCGATCGACTGCTGGTGGATGCACCACCGCTGAGCCGAGCATGGCTCGGCGCTACAGGAATATGCGCCGCGTTGATGCCATGCTCGGCTGCTGTTCTGGCCACGCCCGGCGATCACCCCGCCAGCGGCAGCTCCAGCCGCGCGCGCAGCCCCGGGTTCTCGTTAGACAGCCGCAGTGAACCGCCATGGCTGGCGGCGATCTCGGCCGCAATCGCCAGGCCCAGGCCACTGCCTTCCACGCGTTCGTCCAGGCGCACGCCTCGTTGCAGCACGCTCTCCAGCTTGGCCTTGTCCAGCCCGGGGCCGTCGTCGCGCACTTCGATATGCAAACGATCCTGCTGGGCCAGGGCGCGCAGGCGCACCTCGCTGCGCGCCCACTTGCCGGCGTTGTCCAGCAGGTTGCCCAGCATTTCTTCCAGATCGGTGCTGGCGCCGGCAAAGGTGAGGCCGGGGGCAACATCCATCTGGAAGCGGATGTGGCGCCCGGCATGCACGCGGGTCATCAGCCGGCACAGCGC
Proteins encoded in this region:
- the speE gene encoding polyamine aminopropyltransferase, with the translated sequence MTDSNNWYIEHFERTGSAIGYRITGKLDEVQSPFQKIEIFQTTDWGNLMTIDGAIMLTSKDNFFYHEMISHPVLFTHAAPKRVVIIGGGDCGTLREVLKHTGVESVTQCDIDEQVTVMARKHFPELCDSNDDARAELLFDDGVAYMANCPAGSVDVVIVDSTDPVGPGEGLFNKAFYESCFKALKDDGILVQQSESPLMQLELINEMRTEMGKAGFGSFKTLPFPQPCYPTGWWSVTMARKGDSSFDFRQADSAAKTFNTLYYTAALHTGVLVTPPFVQAALKG
- the speA gene encoding arginine decarboxylase, translated to MTDWSLDQARKTYSIPHWADGYFDVDQAGHMVVRPTGADGPVVSLPKVVDAARAAGAKLPLLVRFPDILGQRLGKLQAAFAQAQQDWDYTGGYTAVYPIKVNQHRGVAGTLASHHGEGFGLEAGSKPELMAVLALSRPGGLIVCNGYKDREYIRLALIGRKLGLQTFIVIEKPSELKLVLEESKALDVKPGLGVRMRLASLGAGKWQNSGGDKAKFGLSPRQLLDLWKSLRDTEYADCLSLLHFHMGSQISNVRDIANGMREATRYFVELSQLGAKITHVDVGGGLGVDYEGTRSRSFCSINYGLHSYASNIVQPLANACEEHGLTPPRIVTECGRAMTAHHAVLIANVSEVEQAQEGRVPDQHDDEPAAIRHLREIHEELDVRPAVELFQEAQHFHAEGLASYALGQIDLPQRARIDDLFYAIAHGVRARLSYDEKSHRPALDELNERLVDKYFVNFSVFESIPDAWAIDQVFPIVPIERLNETPDRRGIIADMTCDSDGMVKTYVENESLDTSLPLHAIKHGESYRIGFFMVGAYQEILGDIHNLFGDTDAVEVLADADGYAITQQRRGDTTDVMLDYVGYKLDDLRAAYAQRVAAADLSPERAQELSQALEAGLTGYTYLSDEPLV
- a CDS encoding DUF6122 family protein, translated to MSARAIFHLFLHAAVPALLAWLFWRKRFASAWFLMLLGWIIDLDHLLADPIYAPNRCSIGFHPLHTAPAIAVYAGLCVPKKTRLVGIGLIIHIVLDAIDCWWMHHR